One window of Triticum dicoccoides isolate Atlit2015 ecotype Zavitan chromosome 5A, WEW_v2.0, whole genome shotgun sequence genomic DNA carries:
- the LOC119300823 gene encoding tryptophan decarboxylase 2-like isoform X2 gives MDGSGTSDGGDGGGSLRPMDAEQLRECGHRMVDFIADYYKSMETFPVLSQVQPGYLKELLPDSAPNQPDTLDALFDDIREKMIPGVTHWQSPSYFAYYPSNSSTAGFLGEMLSAAFNIVGFSWITSPAATELEVIVLDWFAKMLKLPSQFLSDVPGGGVIQGTASEAVLVVLLAARDRTLKKHGKKSLEKLVVYASDQTHSALQKACQIAGIFPENFRVVKADCSKNYAVAPEAVTEAISIDLSSGLIPFFICATVGTTSSSAVDPLPELGNIAQGHDMWFHIDAAYAGSACICPEYRHHLDGVEKADSFNMNAHKWFLTDFDCSLLWVKDRSYLVDALSTNPEFLKNKASQANSVVDFKDWQIPLGRRFRSLKLWMVLRLYGVENLQSYIRKHIQLAEHFEQLVLSDSRFEVVTPRLFSLVCFRLLPPTSEDEGGRQLNYDLMDAANSSGKIFISHTVLAGKFVLRFAVGAPLTEEQHVDAAWKLLQDEATKLSGSA, from the exons AT GGACGGGAGCGGTACCAGCGATGGCGGGGACGGCGGCGGGTCGCTCCGGCCGATGGACGCGGAGCAGCTGCGGGAGTGCGGGCACCGGATGGTGGATTTCATCGCCGATTACTACAAATCCATGGAGACATTTCCCGTCCTCAGCCAAGTCCAG CCAGGATATCTAAAGGAACTTCTTCCAGATTCAGCTCCTAACCAACCTGATACTTTGGATGCCCTTTTTGACG ATATTCGTGAGAAGATGATACCTGGAGTAACTCATTGGCAAAGTCCAAGTTATTTTGCATACTATCCCTCAAATAGCAGCACTGCTGGATTCCTGGGGGAG ATGCTTAGTGCTGCCTTTAACATCGTTGGCTTCAGTTGGATAACCTCTCCTGCTGCAACTGAGCTAGAGGTTATAGTCTtagattggtttgcaaaaatgcttAAGCTTCCAAGCCAATTTCTGTCAGATG TGCCTGGTGGAGGAGTAATCCAGGGTACTGCCAGTGAAGCAGTTCTTGTTGTACTATTGGCTGCACGAGATAGAACTTTAAAGAAGCATGGGAAAAAATCCCTTGAAAAGTTAGTAGTTTATGCATCTGATCAGACACATTCTGCTCTGCAAAAGGCATGCCAG ATTGCAGGAATTTTCCCAGAGAACTTCAGAGTTGTCAAAGCTGACTGTAGTAAGAACTATGCTGTTGCACCTGAAGCGGTGACAGAGGCCATTTCCATTGACTTGTCATCTGGCTTGATACCATTCTTCATCTGTGCAACA GTAGGCACAACATCTTCATCGGCCGTGGACCCCTTGCCTGAACTAGGAAACATAGCACAG GGCCATGACATGTGGTTCCACATTGATGCTGCATATGCTGGAAGTGCTTGTATATGCCCAGAGTATCGACATCATCTTGATGGAGTGGAAAAAGCTGATTCATTCAATATGAATGCACACAAATGGTTCCTCACAGACTTCGACTGTTCTTTGCTATGGGTTAAG GACAGGAGTTATCTTGTGGACGCATTGTCTACAAATCCAGAGTTTCTTAAGAATAAG GCTTCCCAAGCAAATTCTGTTGTTGATTTCAAGGATTGGCAAATTCCACTTGGTCGTCGTTTTAG ATCACTCAAGCTATGGATGGTCTTGAGGCTTTATGGCGTGGAAAATCTGCAGAGTTATATCAGAAAGCACATACAGTTGGCTGAACATTTTGAACAACTTGTACTATCTGACTCAAGATTTGAG GTTGTGACTCCGAGACTTTTTTCCCTTGTTTGTTTCCGCCTTCTGCCCCCAACTTCTGAGGATGAGGGTGGTCGTCAACTTAACTATGACCTAATGGATGCTGCTAACTCAAGTGGGAAGATCTTCATCTCACATACG GTTCTTGCTGGTAAGTTTGTCTTGAGATTTGCGGTTGGAGCACCGCTGACAGAGGAGCAACATGTGGATGCCGCTTGGAAGCTCTTGCAAGATGAGGCCACCAAGCTCTCAGGAAGTGCGTAG
- the LOC119300823 gene encoding tryptophan decarboxylase 2-like isoform X1 yields the protein MDGSGTSDGGDGGGSLRPMDAEQLRECGHRMVDFIADYYKSMETFPVLSQVQPGYLKELLPDSAPNQPDTLDALFDDIREKMIPGVTHWQSPSYFAYYPSNSSTAGFLGEMLSAAFNIVGFSWITSPAATELEVIVLDWFAKMLKLPSQFLSDVPGGGVIQGTASEAVLVVLLAARDRTLKKHGKKSLEKLVVYASDQTHSALQKACQIAGIFPENFRVVKADCSKNYAVAPEAVTEAISIDLSSGLIPFFICATVGTTSSSAVDPLPELGNIAQGHDMWFHIDAAYAGSACICPEYRHHLDGVEKADSFNMNAHKWFLTDFDCSLLWVKDRSYLVDALSTNPEFLKNKASQANSVVDFKDWQIPLGRRFRSLKLWMVLRLYGVENLQSYIRKHIQLAEHFEQLVLSDSRFEVVTPRLFSLVCFRLLPPTSEDEGGRQLNYDLMDAANSSGKIFISHTVLAGKFVLRFAVGAPLTEEQHVDAAWKLLQDEATKLSGSA from the exons AT GGACGGGAGCGGTACCAGCGATGGCGGGGACGGCGGCGGGTCGCTCCGGCCGATGGACGCGGAGCAGCTGCGGGAGTGCGGGCACCGGATGGTGGATTTCATCGCCGATTACTACAAATCCATGGAGACATTTCCCGTCCTCAGCCAAGTCCAG CCAGGATATCTAAAGGAACTTCTTCCAGATTCAGCTCCTAACCAACCTGATACTTTGGATGCCCTTTTTGACG ATATTCGTGAGAAGATGATACCTGGAGTAACTCATTGGCAAAGTCCAAGTTATTTTGCATACTATCCCTCAAATAGCAGCACTGCTGGATTCCTGGGGGAGATGCTTAGTGCTGCCTTTAACATCGTTGGCTTCAGTTGGATAACCTCTCCTGCTGCAACTGAGCTAGAGGTTATAGTCTtagattggtttgcaaaaatgcttAAGCTTCCAAGCCAATTTCTGTCAGATG TGCCTGGTGGAGGAGTAATCCAGGGTACTGCCAGTGAAGCAGTTCTTGTTGTACTATTGGCTGCACGAGATAGAACTTTAAAGAAGCATGGGAAAAAATCCCTTGAAAAGTTAGTAGTTTATGCATCTGATCAGACACATTCTGCTCTGCAAAAGGCATGCCAG ATTGCAGGAATTTTCCCAGAGAACTTCAGAGTTGTCAAAGCTGACTGTAGTAAGAACTATGCTGTTGCACCTGAAGCGGTGACAGAGGCCATTTCCATTGACTTGTCATCTGGCTTGATACCATTCTTCATCTGTGCAACA GTAGGCACAACATCTTCATCGGCCGTGGACCCCTTGCCTGAACTAGGAAACATAGCACAG GGCCATGACATGTGGTTCCACATTGATGCTGCATATGCTGGAAGTGCTTGTATATGCCCAGAGTATCGACATCATCTTGATGGAGTGGAAAAAGCTGATTCATTCAATATGAATGCACACAAATGGTTCCTCACAGACTTCGACTGTTCTTTGCTATGGGTTAAG GACAGGAGTTATCTTGTGGACGCATTGTCTACAAATCCAGAGTTTCTTAAGAATAAG GCTTCCCAAGCAAATTCTGTTGTTGATTTCAAGGATTGGCAAATTCCACTTGGTCGTCGTTTTAG ATCACTCAAGCTATGGATGGTCTTGAGGCTTTATGGCGTGGAAAATCTGCAGAGTTATATCAGAAAGCACATACAGTTGGCTGAACATTTTGAACAACTTGTACTATCTGACTCAAGATTTGAG GTTGTGACTCCGAGACTTTTTTCCCTTGTTTGTTTCCGCCTTCTGCCCCCAACTTCTGAGGATGAGGGTGGTCGTCAACTTAACTATGACCTAATGGATGCTGCTAACTCAAGTGGGAAGATCTTCATCTCACATACG GTTCTTGCTGGTAAGTTTGTCTTGAGATTTGCGGTTGGAGCACCGCTGACAGAGGAGCAACATGTGGATGCCGCTTGGAAGCTCTTGCAAGATGAGGCCACCAAGCTCTCAGGAAGTGCGTAG
- the LOC119297172 gene encoding uncharacterized protein LOC119297172 translates to MHGQGAGSRLTRLNSLPRELPRAADHRLRRQGPATVTHDDVSAMADGGQASGMGDDEQQKQSCSVGHRRAPAIGDQHLLEGGRSPAPKHFIRKKRQPWPMPKLARATSSSRGSSRSSMAHGSSASDWVRDVRAEDACQPKRMHGVEIFRTRDASHARAQPPWSLVRRIIVIS, encoded by the exons ATGCATGGTCAAGGGGCAGGAAGCAGGTTAACACGACTAAATTCATTGCCGCGGGAGCTGCCAAGGGCGGCGGATCATCGTCTTCGGCGCCAGGGGCCAGCGACGGTCACGCACGACGACGTGTCTGCGATGGCGGATGGCGGTCAAGCCAGCGGGATGGGAGACGACGAGCAGCAGAAACAGTCTTGCTCCG TCGGGCATCGGCGCGCACCGGCCATAGGTGACCAACACCTGCTCGAGGGAGGACGCAGCCCCGCCCCCAAGCACTTCATTCGGAAGAAACGGCAACCATGGCCGATGCCAAAGCTCGCCAGAGCAACATCGTCCTCCAGAGGTTCCTCTCGTTCGTCTATGGCCCATGGCTCCTCGGCTTCGGATTGGGTAAGGGATGTCAGGGCGGAGGACGCTTGTCAACCCAAGCGCATGCACGGTGTCGAGATCTTCAGGACCAGGGACGCGAGCCACGCCCGCGCTCAGCCGCCTTGGAGCCTCGTGCGGCGCATCATCGTTATCAGCTGA